A part of Capsicum annuum cultivar UCD-10X-F1 chromosome 6, UCD10Xv1.1, whole genome shotgun sequence genomic DNA contains:
- the LOC107873041 gene encoding stearoyl-[acyl-carrier-protein] 9-desaturase 1, chloroplastic, translated as MQTTSFSQYNIPSIAWVSPPPTTTILHHKITPSGSLSRVLAVASLTATPSRHQVTHSMPPEKLEIFKNLESWVSESILPLRKPVQNCWQPIEFLPDPSQGPDEFEQEVRALRQRVLGLSDEYFVLLVGNMLTEDALPTYQTVFNTFDGVRDETGCSPCPWAIWTRSWSAEENRHGDLLRTYLYLSGRVDMLMIEKTLQYSIGAGADIGAENNPYMGFVYTSFQERATFLTHGNMAKLAKEGGDPVLARICGTIAADEKRHEKAYTRIIEKLLEVDPNTTMLAIGNMMKKRIRMPLHLMYDGQDPNIFEHFSAISERQGVYTSRDYAEMLDFFITRWELEKLEGLTSEARRAQDFVCGLPCKVRKLENRAKKLESRPVKFSWIFNKQVRV; from the exons ATGCAAACTACAAGTTTCTCCCAATACAACATTCCATCGATTGCGTGGGTGTCACCTCCCCCTACAACCACCATACTCCATCATAAAATAACCCCATCGGGGAGTTTATCGCGGGTCCTCGCAGTGGCTTCACTCACAGCCACACCATCACGCCACCAGGTTACTCACTCAATGCCAccagaaaaattagaaatatttaaGAATTTAGAATCTTGGGTTTCCGAAAGCATCCTCCCCCTACGCAAGCCCGTACAGAACTGTTGGCAGCCCATAGAGTTTCTCCCTGACCCATCTCAAGGGCCCGATGAATTCGAGCAAGAGGTCCGGGCCCTAAGGCAGCGAGTTTTAGGGCTTTCGGATGAGTACTTTGTTTTGCTTGTGGGTAATATGTTAACAGAGGATGCTTTGCCTACCTATCAGACCGTGTTTAACACGTTTGATGGTGTACGCGATGAGACTGGTTGCAGCCCATGTCCGTGGGCAATTTGGACTCGGTCATGGTCAGCTGAGGAGAACCGACATGGTGATCTGCTAAGGACTTATCTTTATCTTTCAGGGAGAGtggatatgttgatgattgagAAGACACTGCAATATTCGATTGGAGCTGGAGCT GACATCGGAGCAGAGAACAATCCATATATGGGCTTTGTGTACACATCATTTCAAGAGCGAGCCACATTTTTGACGCATGGTAATATGGCTAAGCTAGCTAAAGAAGGTGGAGACCCCGTGCTAGCACGTATATGTGGTACAATTGCAGCAGATGAGAAGCGGCACGAGAAGGCTTACACAAGAATTATTGAGAAGTTGTTGGAAGTGGACCCAAACACGACTATGCTAGCCAtcgggaatatgatgaagaagagaatTAGAATGCCATTGCATCTCATGTACGATGGGCAAGATCCGAATATATTTGAGCATTTTTCTGCCATTTCCGAAAGGCAGGGCGTTTACACATCTCGTGATTATGCCGAAATGTTGGATTTTTTCATAACACGATGGGAACTGGAAAAGCTTGAAGGCTTGACAAGCGAGGCAAGGCGTGCACAGGATTTTGTGTGCGGACTTCCATGCAAGGTTAGGAAGTTGGAAAATCGAGCCAAGAAATTAGAGTCCCGTCCCGTGAAGTTTAGTTGGATTTTTAACAAGCAAGTGCGAGTTTAG